The Plasmodium reichenowi strain SY57 chromosome Unknown, whole genome shotgun sequence genome segment gataaaagaaaattttgaaaaaattgAAGATGAAAAAAGAGATTTCCGAATGGACATATTAAAACCGATAGAAAGATTAAATAGAGGtacaaattatttatattataagaagtcattaaaaaaatacaataaacatggaaaagaacaaaatctgaaatataataaatatacaaacaaaaataaGGATACAGAGGAAGAAAATAGTAATTCGGATATATATGGTGatatctttttaaaatatccTTCCAATGTAAATAAATCTAATAAAGACACTTCGGAAAAGGTCATAAGTAATACATTTGAAAGAGATTATATGGAGAAACAAAGAAAACAAATGGAACTTTTAAGtcaaaaaattaacaaagatataattaaattaattagTGATAAAGCAAATGTTAAATTAAgtgaagaagaaaatgaaaaggataaaaatatgattaaGAAATTTAGAGAAGACCTAACCAAAGATAGAACCAAATTAGAAAGTGACCTATTAGAActaagaaaagaaaaagaaaaacatgatttagaaaaaaataaagtagatatggaaaaaaatataatttatatggacaagcaaaaaattattacagaaagagaaaatataaatatacaaaacaaaaatatgGAAACAGAAAGAAACAATCTGATGGtggaaaagaaaaacattGCTATATATAAACAGACTTTAGAAAATACAACAACTAAACTTCGAAGATATGAAACATATATTGGTTATTTAAGAATACGAACACATAATGATAGAAATGAATTAGAGTTAAAAATCAAAGcatttgaaaaaaaaatccaACAATTCGAATTtgaaaagaaattattatgtataagTAAAAAAAACCTGGATAATGTTAAAAGTACCTTTTCtgataacaataaaaaatttttgGAACAGAAATGTTTATTTGAGCttgaacaaaaaaaagtagaaaaagaaaaaaataatttaataaatgaaaaaaaacaaatatgtATGGATCAAGCAAAATTagaaatacaaaaaaaagaattatcATTAGAAAAATCgaattttcaaaaaatgaaaaataaaataattaatgaAAAGTTAACTttgaaaaatgaaaaaattaaattatctCTAGAAATAGGAAAACTCGAAAATAggataaataaaattgcCCATGATAAGTATCAAAGTGTTTCAATTAATCATAACGAGAAGAGTGACGATATGAAAAGGgaaaaaatcaaaatggataaaataaaaatggataaaataaaagatgGAAAGGtaaaaaatggaaatataaaaaatggaaatataaaaaatgaaaatataaaaaatggaaatataaaaaatgaaaatataaaaaatgaaaatataaaaaatgatgaagtaaaaaataaaaatataaaatatgatgaagtaaaaaataaaaatataaaatatgatgaagtaaaaaataaaaatataaacaatgaaaatataaaaaacaaaagtgccaatataaaaattacCGATAAAAATTTGGAAGAGCATCATATGGAAAAGGATAAGAATTCAAATTAtgaagagaaaaaaaaaaaaattataataaataaaaataatgacGATACAAATGATGGTATAATAATGCACATGCAAGATAAGTGTAcgtatttaaaaaatgaaagaaaagtattacaagaagaaaaaaaaaatatttccaacggagaaaatataaaggaaagtattataataaatgagaatataaaaataaatgataatataaaaataaatgacaatataaatgacaatattaatgacaatattaatgacaatattaataacaatattaataacaatattaatgacaatataaattacaatattaatgacaatattaatgacaatattaatgacaatattaataacaatattaatgacaatataataaataacaatattaatGACAGTAAAAATACAAACTTAAAAATCCATATTA includes the following:
- a CDS encoding hypothetical protein (conserved Plasmodium protein, unknown function), with protein sequence IKLDLDKLNIKEEREKLDKDKIEMQNEKESFCKEKKAYELKKEQLELDVIIVDIQKKMIKENFEKIEDEKRDFRMDILKPIERLNRGTNYLYYKKSLKKYNKHGKEQNLKYNKYTNKNKDTEEENSNSDIYGDIFLKYPSNVNKSNKDTSEKVISNTFERDYMEKQRKQMELLSQKINKDIIKLISDKANVKLSEEENEKDKNMIKKFREDLTKDRTKLESDLLELRKEKEKHDLEKNKVDMEKNIIYMDKQKIITERENINIQNKNMETERNNLMVEKKNIAIYKQTLENTTTKLRRYETYIGYLRIRTHNDRNELELKIKAFEKKIQQFEFEKKLLCISKKNLDNVKSTFSDNNKKFLEQKCLFELEQKKVEKEKNNLINEKKQICMDQAKLEIQKKELSLEKSNFQKMKNKIINEKLTLKNEKIKLSLEIGKLENRINKIAHDKYQSVSINHNEKSDDMKREKIKMDKIKMDKIKDGKVKNGNIKNGNIKNENIKNGNIKNENIKNENIKNDEVKNKNIKYDEVKNKNIKYDEVKNKNINNENIKNKSANIKITDKNLEEHHMEKDKNSNYEEKKKKIIINKNNDDTNDGIIMHMQDKCTYLKNERKVLQEEKKNISNGENIKESIIINENIKINDNIKINDNINDNINDNINDNINNNINNNINDNINYNINDNINDNINDNINNNINDNIINNNINDSKNTNLKIHIIADHLTCSNQNLNYAKRSTAKNKGDEDHHLSNERKKKEENDDNNDMERNNKIEEKRNILYKEQFNIIVKNYSDCKDISNFDNLHDSDNIIYKEINIKTFIKRD